TTTTGTGAGACAAAAATAGTCGGATACTTGTGTCGGCGAAGACCAGGGTGCCTGATGTAATTTTATAAAGCCGTTCTCGCCTGTCTCTCGCTCGTAGTTAAGGAGTTGAGCTTCCGTTTCGGAAACAGGGTACGCTTCAATTGTTGTGTAAAAAACAGGTTTTTTAAGCCTGTCTGCCAGTTTCCAGGTCAGGAATGCATTCAGGCCCGTGCCAAAGCCCATTTCAAAAATACGGACAGGAGAAATTGAATCAGCCAGTAACGGAAGCAGGCCCAGATTAATGTAAATGTGCTCCGATTCCATGAGGGCTCCCTGCAAAGAATGGTACTGCTGGCCAAACTGTAAACTATATAGGGAATGAGAACCGTCTTCTGTAATTAATAGGCGTTCCAACTAAGCCAGGCGTTTTGTTTGGCTTAAAAATAATTAAATCATTCTACGCAGGGTAATCTGGGTAAAGAAAATGTCCCCGTTACGTTTAACCAGCAAGTCGATGTTCTTTCCATCGCCACGCTGCATGAGTTTATAAATTTCGCTCACATTCAGGTCGGAGGCAGATTGGTCGTCGATAAAGAGCAGCTGGTCACCTTCCAGCAAACCCGCTTTTGACGCAGGCGAATCATCTATAATATGATTTACAATATAGGAGCGCAAATCCCGGCCTTCCGCCCGAATTTCCATTCCGCTCATATCGTGTTCAAATTTCTCGCGGAGGCGGCTTTTTACAGGTTTCAGGACCATATATTGCTCCTGGTAATTCATCGTCACTTTAAACCGGCGCAGCAGTTCACAGCCAATATTCCCCTGGCGCTCGGTGCCCATCTTTATTTTGGCCCCGAATCCTGCACTATCCGGAAATGAAGCTACGATATTTTCCATCTGAAATCTGCCCAAACGTACTTTGTCAATCCTGCCAAGATTTCCATTGATCACCCCGTTCAATCCCCTGCCCAGCTGGGCGCGGATTACCTTTTCAGGGAGCCGGAAAGTCTCTTTTCGGGTGTTATTAAGTAACAATGCATGCCCGGCGCCGGTGTCAATCAATACGCGGATCGGATGTTCACGGCCGTCGGCAAACAGGGTTACCGCATCAGTAAACGGTTTGGTATCTTCAATGATCAGCGGGTGCTTATCACCTTTTTTAGGCTTGTATTTGTACTTGTCAGGGTACATCAGGATCAGCTCTTTTCTCGAAAAATCGATCGTTACGACGAAATTATTGAAAACCTCATAACCGAAAATGCCATGTACCGGCACCCCGACGTACTCGGAGAGCCTTAAAAAGTCCTGTTCGAGCACAACGATATTCTGGTGATTGGCTTTGAGCCTGCCCATCGAAAACTTATTATCGATCGCTACATGCGCCGAAATAGACTTACCCTCCCCTGCTCCGGTAAGATTAACTTTCCTGGTCAAACGCAACTTGTCGGGTTTCAGCACATAAGGGTCGGTAATGATGATCGAGCTGACACCGGTATCCAGGATAAAACGCAGTGAATCAGTATCGTTGATCTTGACGTAAAGCAAGATCAGGTTGGAATGCAACTCAAAAGGTATGCGGGCGGTTTTATGGTTTTTTTCTAAAAAATAACCATATTTTTCCTCGGAAACTGGGGGAATATCTTCGGTATGAGCGAGTGTATTGCGGCTTATGAAAAGTATGATCGCTATCAGTAACCACTTAGACGTTTTCATCGTGGCCTCCTTTCTTTTAAATCTGGTTATAAGTTTTCTGTCAGCATTAACAACACGTTGATCATAAATGGCCTAACTCTGTCTTTTATTATCTTCTGTGTACACAAAGTATCAAATTCCACGAAACTGTCAAGTGAGTAAATTTAACCTTTTTTACCTCAATTAAACACAAAAAAATCTTTATATGTAAAAACTTTTTGCGATTTTTT
This Dyadobacter sp. UC 10 DNA region includes the following protein-coding sequences:
- the mnmD gene encoding tRNA (5-methylaminomethyl-2-thiouridine)(34)-methyltransferase MnmD, which produces MERLLITEDGSHSLYSLQFGQQYHSLQGALMESEHIYINLGLLPLLADSISPVRIFEMGFGTGLNAFLTWKLADRLKKPVFYTTIEAYPVSETEAQLLNYERETGENGFIKLHQAPWSSPTQVSDYFCLTKENRRLQDFRSQEIFDLIFFDAFDPRAQPELWTAEIFSQIAAQTRQGGVLVTYSSKGIVKRALRAGGFEVQRHKGPGRKTHVLKAIKI
- a CDS encoding aspartyl protease family protein; translation: MKTSKWLLIAIILFISRNTLAHTEDIPPVSEEKYGYFLEKNHKTARIPFELHSNLILLYVKINDTDSLRFILDTGVSSIIITDPYVLKPDKLRLTRKVNLTGAGEGKSISAHVAIDNKFSMGRLKANHQNIVVLEQDFLRLSEYVGVPVHGIFGYEVFNNFVVTIDFSRKELILMYPDKYKYKPKKGDKHPLIIEDTKPFTDAVTLFADGREHPIRVLIDTGAGHALLLNNTRKETFRLPEKVIRAQLGRGLNGVINGNLGRIDKVRLGRFQMENIVASFPDSAGFGAKIKMGTERQGNIGCELLRRFKVTMNYQEQYMVLKPVKSRLREKFEHDMSGMEIRAEGRDLRSYIVNHIIDDSPASKAGLLEGDQLLFIDDQSASDLNVSEIYKLMQRGDGKNIDLLVKRNGDIFFTQITLRRMI